A DNA window from Thiobacillus denitrificans ATCC 25259 contains the following coding sequences:
- a CDS encoding tyrosine-type recombinase/integrase, producing the protein MGRLAAVTCDTVKPDPKRDRLLGDGDGLFLRIRPHGTKTWVIEYEFQGRRTKYTIGSYSRNGAPGESIPDWLGHGQQSLTQARSIAGSWKAARRGGHDPAAEWEALQAKEKQAAAELQAAQKAEQQQPTVTNAIDSFMQKIMAGKKSAPAIRYRLDRLAALLGDKKIRDVTRQDVIAALDTIAEGLREGQTAKQLAGEVLTQAKRVWRFARAREWVLVSCVEELTRRDFDAKPRKRDVTLRFDELVVVWRTLDDPRKCKADPVTVAAMKLLILTGQRESEVCEAPWKEFDLAQGLWRIPPDRTKAGRAHLVHLAPQAVKILEDVKKITGKERFVFASPLRDKQPVYGRSVNNALKSLFRRGMLSNVTPCTIHDFRRTLVTRLPDLGFEHFLGHKIANHMLSGVSAHYNHNAYETDREAALKAWAARLEVLATENNVTQLHQAA; encoded by the coding sequence ATGGGAAGACTTGCCGCCGTGACATGCGACACCGTGAAGCCCGACCCGAAGCGTGACCGCTTGCTCGGCGATGGTGACGGTCTGTTTTTGCGGATTCGACCGCACGGTACGAAAACATGGGTAATTGAGTATGAGTTTCAGGGCCGTCGCACCAAATACACCATCGGTAGTTACTCGCGCAACGGCGCTCCAGGCGAGAGTATTCCAGACTGGCTGGGGCACGGCCAGCAGTCCCTTACCCAGGCCCGGTCAATAGCCGGAAGTTGGAAAGCGGCGCGCAGAGGTGGCCACGACCCGGCGGCAGAGTGGGAAGCGCTGCAGGCCAAAGAAAAGCAAGCCGCGGCCGAACTGCAGGCGGCCCAGAAAGCCGAGCAACAGCAACCTACGGTCACGAACGCCATAGATTCCTTCATGCAGAAGATTATGGCCGGCAAAAAGAGCGCACCGGCGATCCGCTATCGCCTTGACCGGCTGGCTGCCCTGCTCGGCGACAAGAAAATTCGGGATGTGACCCGGCAGGACGTGATCGCTGCCCTCGACACTATCGCCGAGGGGCTGCGGGAGGGGCAGACGGCCAAACAACTGGCAGGTGAGGTGTTGACCCAAGCCAAACGCGTCTGGCGTTTCGCAAGAGCGCGGGAATGGGTGTTGGTTTCCTGTGTGGAAGAACTAACCCGGCGGGACTTCGACGCCAAACCCCGTAAGCGCGATGTGACACTGCGGTTCGACGAACTGGTCGTGGTCTGGCGAACGCTCGATGATCCCAGGAAATGCAAGGCCGACCCGGTGACGGTTGCGGCAATGAAATTGCTGATTTTGACCGGACAGCGGGAGAGCGAAGTTTGCGAGGCCCCCTGGAAGGAGTTCGACCTAGCCCAAGGGCTGTGGCGCATCCCCCCGGACCGCACCAAGGCGGGTCGCGCCCATCTCGTTCACCTCGCCCCCCAGGCGGTCAAGATCCTTGAAGATGTAAAGAAGATCACAGGAAAGGAACGCTTTGTTTTCGCTTCCCCCTTGAGGGACAAACAACCGGTCTATGGGCGATCCGTCAACAACGCCCTGAAGTCCCTATTTAGGAGAGGTATGTTGTCGAACGTAACTCCCTGCACCATCCATGATTTCCGCAGGACGCTGGTAACCCGCCTCCCCGATCTCGGATTCGAACATTTTTTGGGTCACAAGATTGCCAACCATATGTTGTCAGGCGTGTCCGCCCACTACAACCACAACGCCTATGAAACAGATCGGGAGGCGGCACTGAAGGCATGGGCCGCACGCCTCGAAGTGCTGGCAACGGAAAACAACGTAACCCAATTGCATCAAGCAGCATGA
- a CDS encoding helix-turn-helix transcriptional regulator: MAAQLKTALTILRRRQVEKRVGLTRSPLYARIQAGTFPKPIRLGNGRAVGWIEAEIDAWLDEQIEKSRKA, from the coding sequence ATGGCTGCACAACTCAAAACCGCCCTCACCATCCTGCGCCGTCGTCAGGTCGAGAAACGTGTCGGGCTGACGCGATCCCCTCTCTACGCCCGAATCCAGGCTGGCACCTTTCCGAAACCCATTCGCCTCGGCAACGGCCGTGCGGTCGGCTGGATCGAGGCAGAAATTGACGCATGGCTTGACGAACAGATCGAAAAAAGCCGCAAGGCATAA
- a CDS encoding type I restriction-modification system subunit M — translation MSKSHELSNFIWSIADLLRGPYRPPQYERVMLPLVVLRRFDCVLESTKDAVLAKYAQYQGKLEGDALDGVLNKISGQRFHNHSPLSFEKLKGDPDNAHLHLVSYINGFSENVRKIFERFEFGNEIERMREHNILFLVIKKFCEVDLHPGAVDNIEMGLLFEDLIRRFNEQANETAGDHFTPREVIRLMVSLLFMHDDDLLSKPGTVRKMLDPTCGTGGMLSETRKYLREHQSGARLFVYGQDFNPRSYAVAASDLLLRTNLADAETSTIKFGDTLIDDQFPGERFDYFLANPPFGVDWKRQQKDVVREHEKQGFAGRFGAGTPRVNDGALLFLQHMVSKFEPVDPANNLDGSRLAIVFNGSPLFTGGAGSGESEIRKWIIENDWLEAIVAMPEQMFYNTGIGTYVWVVTNRKEARRRGRIQLIDGRDRWQSLRRSLGDKRREFSDAHITDIVREYGDMRDNATSKVFDNADFGYNRLTIERPLRLAFQITLERKERFLDACPELLNDLQAIDKAIGREASLDWNAIWKQAQLTLKERDSKWRAPQIKAFREAFTEINPKAEPVIAKKAGGKVEYEPDPKLRDFENVPLTEDVEAYFEHGVRPHVADAWIDHAKTKVGYEINFNRHFYRFTLPRPLAEIDADLKRAEEEIVRLLREVTAESRA, via the coding sequence ATGAGTAAGAGCCACGAACTATCCAACTTCATCTGGAGCATCGCCGATCTGCTCCGCGGCCCTTACCGCCCACCACAATACGAACGTGTCATGCTGCCCTTGGTCGTACTGCGACGCTTCGATTGCGTCCTCGAAAGCACCAAGGATGCTGTGTTGGCCAAATATGCCCAGTACCAGGGCAAGCTGGAAGGCGACGCGCTAGACGGCGTGCTCAACAAAATTTCCGGACAGCGCTTTCACAATCATTCCCCGCTCAGTTTCGAGAAACTGAAGGGCGATCCGGATAACGCTCACCTGCATCTAGTCTCGTACATCAACGGCTTCTCCGAGAATGTCCGCAAGATTTTTGAGCGCTTCGAGTTCGGCAATGAAATCGAACGCATGCGCGAGCACAACATCCTGTTTCTCGTCATCAAGAAGTTCTGCGAGGTCGATCTTCACCCCGGCGCCGTCGACAACATCGAGATGGGCCTTCTCTTCGAAGACTTGATCCGGCGCTTCAACGAACAGGCGAATGAGACCGCAGGTGATCACTTCACGCCACGCGAGGTAATACGCCTGATGGTGAGTCTTCTGTTCATGCACGATGATGACTTACTCAGCAAGCCGGGCACTGTTCGCAAGATGCTTGACCCGACCTGCGGCACGGGCGGAATGCTTTCTGAAACCAGAAAATACTTGCGGGAACACCAATCCGGCGCTCGGCTGTTTGTATATGGCCAGGACTTTAACCCACGCTCATATGCGGTAGCAGCGTCAGATCTGTTGTTGCGGACGAATCTCGCGGACGCCGAAACCTCGACAATCAAGTTCGGCGACACCCTGATTGACGACCAATTCCCTGGCGAGCGGTTTGATTACTTCCTCGCCAATCCCCCATTTGGAGTTGACTGGAAGCGGCAGCAGAAGGATGTCGTGCGAGAGCATGAAAAGCAGGGTTTCGCTGGCCGTTTCGGAGCCGGTACGCCGCGCGTCAACGACGGTGCGCTCCTGTTCCTGCAACACATGGTCAGCAAGTTTGAACCGGTTGATCCCGCCAATAATCTAGATGGTTCCAGGCTGGCCATCGTTTTCAACGGTTCGCCGCTCTTCACCGGCGGCGCCGGCTCCGGTGAAAGCGAGATTCGCAAATGGATCATCGAGAACGACTGGCTCGAGGCCATCGTCGCCATGCCCGAACAGATGTTCTACAACACCGGCATTGGCACTTATGTCTGGGTGGTTACCAACCGCAAGGAAGCTCGTCGCCGGGGAAGAATTCAACTGATTGATGGCCGCGACCGTTGGCAGTCGCTGCGCCGCAGTCTGGGCGACAAGCGTCGAGAGTTCTCCGATGCCCACATCACGGATATCGTCCGCGAATATGGCGATATGCGCGACAACGCCACCAGCAAGGTGTTCGACAACGCCGATTTCGGCTACAACCGCCTGACCATCGAGCGTCCCTTGCGCCTCGCATTCCAGATTACGCTCGAACGCAAGGAACGCTTCCTCGATGCTTGCCCGGAGCTGTTGAATGACCTTCAGGCCATCGACAAAGCCATCGGCCGCGAAGCCAGTCTCGACTGGAATGCCATCTGGAAACAGGCGCAGCTCACCTTGAAGGAGCGCGACAGCAAATGGCGGGCGCCGCAGATCAAGGCATTCCGCGAGGCTTTCACGGAGATCAATCCGAAGGCCGAACCCGTCATTGCCAAGAAAGCCGGCGGCAAAGTCGAGTATGAACCCGATCCCAAACTGCGCGATTTCGAGAACGTGCCGCTCACGGAAGACGTGGAAGCCTATTTCGAGCACGGGGTACGCCCGCACGTGGCGGATGCCTGGATCGATCACGCCAAGACGAAGGTCGGGTACGAGATCAACTTCAATCGCCACTTCTACCGATTCACCCTGCCGCGTCCGCTGGCCGAGATCGATGCCGACCTGAAGCGCGCCGAAGAAGAAATCGTGAGGCTGCTGCGCGAAGTGACAGCGGAGTCGCGGGCATGA
- a CDS encoding ATP-binding protein, producing MTAVELLESLNLLDEHERIEAKRASEAGKSVLETVCAFANEPGLGGGWIALGIVREEMALFPAYEVEGITHPDKLSADIANQCRDMFNIPLRVDIATENVHGKNVVVVFVPEAQPQDKPIFFKAQGLPRGAFRRIGSTDQRCTDDDMAVFYQGRQQESFDAGIVADATQDDLSPEAIADYRKSRGDANPDAEELRWSDEELLQALGSMRRDQKGEWKPTVAGLILFGKPSALRRCFPMTRVDYIRVPGREWVPDPDRRFDTVELRDPLFRLIRRAQAAVLDDLPKSFGLTEGELQRQDKPVIPLRVIREALVNALMHRSYRSHSPVQIIRYANRLEIRNPGFSLKSPEHLGEPGSQPRNPKIAAVLHETRFAETKGSGIRVMRESMEQAGLTPPLFESDRGADQFVARYFFHHFLGEDDIAWLAQFRDLHLSDEEAKALIVVREAGAIDNATYRELNKVDALAASGALRRLRDAGLLAQKGRGSATYYVPTDRLGADGDGLPTKSDALSTNPEGLPTNPEALSDNPEDLPTNPTPEEETARRALLAELPGDLAARVGALGRRSTPEEAQVVVVEVSRLRAWRAEELALLLHRNSRHVRNTYLRPLMRDGRLVMTNPDEPNDPQQAYRAAEVPSE from the coding sequence ATGACAGCTGTCGAGCTGCTCGAAAGCCTCAATCTACTCGACGAGCACGAGCGCATCGAGGCCAAGCGGGCCTCCGAGGCAGGCAAGTCGGTGCTGGAAACCGTCTGCGCCTTCGCCAACGAGCCGGGACTGGGTGGCGGCTGGATCGCGCTAGGAATCGTGCGCGAAGAGATGGCGCTTTTCCCGGCCTATGAGGTCGAGGGGATCACCCACCCCGACAAACTCTCGGCGGACATCGCCAACCAATGTCGCGATATGTTCAACATCCCGTTACGAGTGGATATCGCGACCGAAAACGTACACGGCAAGAACGTCGTCGTGGTCTTTGTCCCCGAGGCACAGCCGCAGGACAAGCCGATCTTCTTCAAGGCGCAGGGACTGCCGCGTGGCGCATTCCGGCGCATCGGTAGCACCGATCAGCGCTGCACCGACGACGACATGGCCGTGTTCTACCAGGGGCGTCAGCAGGAAAGCTTCGACGCCGGCATCGTTGCCGATGCCACGCAGGATGATCTTTCGCCCGAGGCCATTGCCGATTACCGAAAATCTCGTGGCGATGCCAACCCGGATGCCGAAGAGTTGCGCTGGTCCGACGAGGAACTACTGCAGGCGCTCGGCAGCATGCGCCGCGACCAAAAGGGCGAATGGAAACCGACCGTTGCCGGCCTGATCCTGTTCGGCAAGCCCTCGGCCCTCCGCCGCTGCTTCCCCATGACCCGCGTCGATTACATCCGCGTGCCGGGCCGTGAATGGGTACCCGACCCCGACCGGCGTTTCGATACCGTCGAGTTGCGCGACCCGCTGTTCCGCCTGATCCGCCGTGCCCAGGCCGCCGTGCTTGACGACTTGCCCAAGAGCTTCGGTCTGACCGAAGGCGAACTCCAGCGGCAGGACAAACCGGTGATTCCCCTGCGCGTCATCCGCGAAGCCCTGGTCAATGCCCTTATGCACCGCAGCTACCGCAGCCACAGCCCGGTGCAGATCATCCGCTACGCCAACCGGCTGGAAATCCGCAACCCCGGCTTCTCCCTCAAATCGCCCGAGCATCTGGGCGAGCCGGGCTCCCAGCCGCGCAATCCCAAGATTGCCGCCGTGCTGCACGAGACCCGCTTCGCCGAAACCAAGGGCAGCGGCATCCGGGTGATGCGCGAGAGCATGGAACAAGCGGGCCTTACTCCGCCGCTGTTCGAGTCCGACCGGGGGGCTGACCAGTTTGTCGCCCGTTACTTCTTCCATCACTTCCTCGGCGAGGATGACATCGCCTGGCTCGCCCAATTCCGCGACCTGCATCTCTCCGACGAGGAGGCCAAGGCGCTGATCGTCGTCCGCGAGGCGGGTGCCATCGACAACGCCACCTACCGGGAACTGAACAAGGTGGATGCCCTTGCGGCCAGCGGGGCCTTGCGCAGGCTGCGCGACGCCGGCCTGCTGGCCCAAAAGGGTCGAGGTTCCGCCACTTATTACGTGCCGACCGACCGCCTTGGGGCCGACGGAGATGGCTTACCGACCAAGTCGGATGCGTTGTCTACCAACCCCGAGGGCTTACCTACCAACCCGGAAGCACTATCTGACAACCCCGAGGACTTGCCGACCAACCCCACCCCCGAGGAGGAAACCGCACGCCGGGCGCTCTTGGCCGAGTTGCCGGGCGACTTGGCGGCGCGCGTCGGCGCCCTGGGGCGCCGCAGCACCCCCGAGGAAGCTCAGGTCGTAGTCGTCGAGGTCAGCCGCCTGCGAGCGTGGCGGGCGGAAGAACTGGCCTTGCTACTGCATCGGAATTCTCGTCATGTGCGCAATACCTATCTGCGGCCCTTGATGCGGGACGGGCGATTGGTGATGACCAATCCGGATGAGCCCAACGATCCGCAGCAGGCATATCGGGCAGCGGAGGTTCCCAGTGAATAG
- a CDS encoding restriction endonuclease subunit S encodes MSPTIRSRHIGQRRFPVNSQSLSAPISWRRMKLKYLVALKSGEAIPGESIKETGDYPVYGGNGFRGYTNSFTHEGERILIGRQGALCGNINYAEGKFWATEHAIVATPKTNFETAWLGETLRVMNLNQYSQSAAQPGIAVEVVENLVIAVPPEGEQRRIADSLHQLSAPIDKLILEKQKLLTLLTEKRRTVIADFLIKGLNKDTPRRDSDIPWLGEIPAHWKVERAKWLFTERDDRSDSGDEELLTVSHLTGVTSRAEKDVNMFMAESLEGYKRCEAGDLVINTLWAWMGAMGIARQPGIVSPAYNVYQPVAQLDPEYIDLLVRTPRFVEEITRYSKGVWSSRLRLYPEGLYEAWLPVPPLDEQRDIVARVQAETRKLDALAEATERTVTVLQERRSALISAAVTGQLDLGDAHAN; translated from the coding sequence ATGAGCCCAACGATCCGCAGCAGGCATATCGGGCAGCGGAGGTTCCCAGTGAATAGTCAATCGCTGAGTGCTCCCATAAGCTGGCGCCGGATGAAGCTGAAGTACCTGGTTGCATTGAAAAGTGGAGAGGCCATTCCGGGAGAGTCAATCAAAGAGACTGGCGACTACCCAGTCTATGGAGGCAACGGTTTCCGTGGCTACACCAACAGTTTTACGCACGAAGGCGAGCGCATCCTGATCGGTCGGCAAGGCGCTCTCTGTGGCAACATCAATTATGCGGAGGGAAAATTTTGGGCTACGGAGCACGCCATTGTTGCTACTCCGAAAACTAACTTCGAGACGGCCTGGCTCGGTGAAACCCTGCGGGTCATGAACCTCAATCAGTACTCGCAGTCGGCTGCGCAACCGGGTATAGCTGTAGAAGTCGTTGAGAACCTTGTGATTGCTGTTCCCCCAGAGGGGGAACAGCGCCGCATAGCAGATTCCTTGCACCAACTTTCAGCGCCGATTGACAAGCTGATCTTAGAAAAACAGAAACTGCTTACCCTACTTACTGAAAAACGCCGTACCGTCATCGCCGACTTTCTGATCAAGGGACTCAACAAGGACACACCACGCCGTGACTCTGACATTCCATGGCTCGGCGAGATTCCGGCCCATTGGAAAGTCGAACGTGCCAAGTGGCTTTTCACCGAGCGTGATGACCGCTCCGATTCTGGCGACGAGGAGTTGCTGACGGTGTCACACCTGACCGGCGTCACCAGTCGCGCCGAGAAGGACGTGAACATGTTCATGGCCGAGAGCCTGGAAGGCTACAAGCGTTGCGAGGCGGGCGACTTGGTCATCAATACCTTGTGGGCATGGATGGGTGCGATGGGCATTGCACGCCAACCCGGCATCGTCAGCCCGGCCTACAACGTCTATCAGCCTGTGGCACAACTTGACCCGGAATACATTGATCTGCTGGTGCGCACTCCACGCTTTGTGGAGGAAATCACTCGCTATTCCAAAGGTGTTTGGTCATCGCGTCTGCGTCTATACCCTGAGGGACTCTACGAGGCATGGTTGCCTGTGCCTCCCCTTGATGAGCAGCGGGATATCGTAGCCCGTGTGCAAGCCGAGACCAGGAAATTGGATGCCCTTGCGGAAGCCACCGAACGAACGGTTACCGTGCTCCAAGAACGACGTTCGGCATTGATCTCGGCCGCAGTGACCGGGCAACTTGATCTAGGGGACGCCCATGCAAATTAA
- a CDS encoding AAA family ATPase — protein sequence MQINRLTLTNFRGLTNSVLDFAPGFNLVVGVNGVGKTAVLEALRILLAKALPSFAEVRGFPGIGLTKDDITIDRKQAAIEVSFTHQAHTFSLLLSDQLEVVRDAVDEQKGLKDIRDIDELASLRHGQRPERGDPRLEGTLRGQTSERPRASGQLSPTPDRALKKSKPQPIVLYFSVRRAVPSPGTPKTKAGTPYQGIFEIERGLELGKIIEWWNSKATVAREAPDSRSAKQLTTTCNALERLLPHLSDWKVEDGNFTVCKVADVGVLNDESGEFEVKQETRRLPVQFLSDGERSLIAIGIDIAYRLASLNEDSETPLDDGEGIVLIDELDLHLHPQWQRTVVELLRTAFPKLQFICTTHSLFLIQSQRMGNLIQLDRIGDEEESAEQYHNQSIEDIAEEVQGIDLPQRSKRHVELMLAASEYYRALKKAEDDPNIPIEELKEKYEALSLRYSADPLVAAALDFRWETFVFKRNHATRR from the coding sequence ATGCAAATTAACCGCCTTACGCTGACCAATTTTCGCGGGTTGACGAATTCCGTCTTGGACTTTGCGCCCGGGTTCAATCTGGTCGTCGGTGTAAACGGCGTCGGCAAGACGGCTGTCCTTGAGGCCCTGCGAATTCTCTTAGCGAAAGCCCTGCCGTCATTTGCGGAGGTCAGAGGATTTCCGGGAATTGGCCTTACAAAAGATGACATCACCATTGATCGGAAGCAGGCTGCGATCGAAGTCAGCTTCACCCATCAAGCGCATACATTCTCACTGCTATTGAGCGACCAGCTTGAAGTAGTACGTGATGCCGTGGATGAGCAAAAGGGACTGAAGGACATACGAGATATCGACGAGCTAGCAAGCCTCCGCCATGGTCAGCGCCCAGAGCGAGGTGATCCCAGGTTGGAGGGAACGCTACGGGGCCAAACGAGCGAACGCCCCCGAGCATCTGGCCAACTCAGCCCAACACCTGACAGGGCGCTTAAGAAATCGAAGCCTCAACCAATCGTGCTGTACTTTTCCGTGCGGCGCGCTGTTCCTAGTCCTGGTACTCCAAAGACAAAGGCCGGGACACCCTACCAAGGCATATTTGAGATCGAACGTGGCCTTGAACTGGGGAAAATCATCGAGTGGTGGAATAGCAAGGCAACGGTGGCTCGCGAAGCGCCTGACTCCCGCTCAGCCAAGCAATTAACGACGACATGCAACGCTCTGGAGCGGCTGCTCCCGCATTTGAGCGATTGGAAAGTCGAAGATGGGAATTTCACGGTTTGTAAAGTGGCAGACGTAGGAGTGTTGAACGACGAAAGCGGAGAGTTTGAAGTCAAACAGGAGACCCGACGCTTACCCGTTCAGTTCTTGTCTGATGGCGAACGTAGCCTAATCGCTATCGGAATTGACATCGCCTACCGGCTTGCATCATTGAATGAAGATTCAGAGACCCCTCTGGACGATGGTGAAGGCATAGTGTTGATTGATGAACTCGACCTGCATTTACATCCGCAATGGCAAAGAACGGTTGTCGAGTTACTACGCACCGCATTTCCCAAGCTTCAATTTATCTGCACCACTCATTCGTTATTCCTGATCCAATCTCAGCGCATGGGCAATTTGATTCAGCTGGATCGCATCGGAGACGAAGAAGAATCCGCCGAGCAATACCACAATCAAAGTATCGAAGACATCGCGGAAGAAGTTCAAGGAATAGATTTGCCACAACGAAGCAAACGACACGTTGAGTTGATGCTTGCGGCATCTGAATACTACAGAGCTTTGAAAAAAGCTGAAGACGACCCGAACATTCCTATTGAGGAGCTAAAGGAAAAGTATGAAGCTTTAAGTCTTCGATATTCCGCCGATCCGTTGGTCGCTGCAGCATTGGATTTTCGATGGGAAACCTTCGTGTTTAAAAGAAACCATGCGACCCGTCGATAA
- a CDS encoding HNH endonuclease: MRPVDKGKDLGSFKPYNKACAPLQDRLGEYCSYCERWIAAAIEVEHILPKKANPSQKYRWSNFLLACKNCNTGKGSDQIIVTDYLWPDLDNTFLAFCYDDEGRAYPNPRLPPAILEKAKATWTLTNLNWHPDTTFTGMVAPSEKDHRHSHRKQAWIYASDKRNQLLQYDTPDRRVSVAKDALQRGMFSVWMTVFNTTSELDREIRRLLIENFVGTATNCFDRLGNAHRSSTGQI, translated from the coding sequence ATGCGACCCGTCGATAAGGGTAAGGATCTGGGGAGTTTCAAGCCTTACAACAAGGCCTGCGCTCCTTTGCAGGACAGGTTAGGAGAGTATTGTTCATATTGTGAGCGCTGGATTGCGGCCGCAATTGAAGTCGAGCACATACTCCCTAAGAAAGCCAATCCGTCTCAGAAGTATAGATGGAGCAATTTTTTGCTCGCCTGCAAGAATTGCAATACAGGCAAGGGATCTGATCAAATCATAGTGACCGACTACCTTTGGCCGGATTTAGACAACACCTTCTTGGCCTTCTGTTATGACGATGAAGGTCGCGCATACCCAAACCCTAGATTGCCGCCGGCGATCCTAGAAAAAGCAAAAGCAACCTGGACGCTGACGAACCTAAACTGGCACCCAGACACTACATTCACCGGAATGGTAGCGCCGTCAGAGAAGGATCATCGGCATTCGCACCGAAAGCAGGCATGGATATACGCAAGCGACAAGCGCAATCAGTTGCTTCAGTACGACACGCCGGACAGAAGAGTATCGGTAGCGAAAGATGCTCTTCAGCGAGGCATGTTTTCCGTATGGATGACGGTCTTTAACACCACATCTGAGTTGGATCGTGAAATACGAAGACTGCTAATAGAGAATTTTGTAGGAACAGCCACTAATTGTTTTGACCGGCTTGGCAATGCACATAGAAGCTCAACGGGTCAAATATGA